The Leptolyngbya sp. CCY15150 genome contains a region encoding:
- the miaA gene encoding tRNA (adenosine(37)-N6)-dimethylallyltransferase MiaA: MLIVVCGPTATGKSGLAVELAQRLQSCIINADSRQVYRELDIGTAKPSKADQMQVPHHLLDICDPTETLTLAGYQERATTVIDQIHRSTRGWARVPLLVGGSGLYIKAIVNGLLIPRVAPNPELRSQLQALGQSQCYAMLRQVDAIAGQRIHAHDKTRTIRALEVFYTTGIPLSSQQGEQPPTYPIYQIGLDCLADSDRLQQRIEQRTAQMLEQGLVEEVAGLCDRYGRDLPLLSTLGYQDIKDYLAGTTSLPEAEQLIALHTRQFAKRQRTWFRADQRIHWFDSDAPDLIDQVWRDLQVHFLDHAKDLESVHLEPVNG; this comes from the coding sequence ATGTTAATTGTAGTGTGTGGCCCAACCGCGACGGGCAAATCGGGGTTGGCGGTAGAGCTGGCCCAGCGGCTGCAGAGCTGCATCATCAATGCCGACTCGCGGCAGGTTTACCGGGAATTGGACATTGGAACCGCGAAACCATCCAAGGCAGATCAGATGCAGGTGCCCCACCATCTGCTGGATATCTGCGACCCCACCGAGACCCTGACCTTGGCGGGCTACCAAGAGCGGGCGACCACCGTGATTGACCAGATCCATCGCTCCACCCGTGGATGGGCAAGAGTTCCCTTGCTGGTGGGCGGCTCGGGACTGTACATCAAAGCCATTGTTAATGGCCTCCTCATTCCCCGAGTGGCTCCCAATCCTGAGTTGCGATCGCAACTCCAAGCCCTTGGCCAATCTCAATGTTATGCGATGTTGCGCCAAGTGGACGCGATCGCTGGCCAACGCATCCATGCCCATGATAAAACCCGCACCATCCGCGCCCTGGAAGTGTTCTACACCACGGGCATTCCCCTCTCATCCCAGCAGGGCGAGCAGCCGCCCACCTATCCTATTTATCAGATTGGCCTGGATTGCCTCGCCGACAGCGATCGCCTCCAGCAGCGCATTGAGCAACGCACGGCCCAGATGCTGGAGCAGGGCTTGGTAGAGGAAGTGGCAGGTCTATGCGATCGCTACGGCAGGGATCTACCGTTGCTCAGCACCCTGGGCTATCAAGACATCAAAGACTACCTCGCAGGAACCACCTCTCTCCCAGAAGCTGAGCAACTGATTGCGCTACACACCCGTCAGTTTGCCAAACGGCAGCGCACCTGGTTTCGGGCCGATCAGCGAATTCATTGGTTTGACAGCGATGCACCGGATCTGATCGATCAGGTCTGGCGGGATCTTCAGGTTCACTTTCTTGATCACGCTAAGGATCTAGAGTCGGTTCACCTAGAGCCGGTTAACGGTTGA
- the gyrB gene encoding DNA topoisomerase (ATP-hydrolyzing) subunit B translates to MAENYGADQIQVLEGLEPVRKRPGMYIGTTGPRGLHHLVYEVVDNSVDEALAGHCQKIQVTLKADGSVVVVDDGRGIPTDIHPSTGRSALETVMTVLHAGGKFGGGGYKVSGGLHGVGISVVNALSEWVEVTVWREKKVHTQRFERGLPIGELAIAPCPDHRTGTAVQFKPDTQIFATGIEFDYNTLSGRLRELAYLNAGVEIVFTDERLELIKRDVPRCDVFHYAGGIKEYVAYINNDKQPIHEEIIFVSGERNNVQVEVALQWCSDAYTDNLLGFANNIRTIDGGTHLEGLKTVLTRTMNSIARKRNKLKESDSNLGGENIREGLTGVISVKVPDPEFEGQTKTKLGNMEVRGIVDSLVNETLTEYLEFRPAVADAILEKAIQAFNAAEAARRARELVRRKSVLESSTLPGKLADCSSRDPSESEIFIVEGDSAGGSAKQGRDRQFQAILPLRGKIINIEKTDDAKIYKNTEVQALITALGLGIKGDEFDSAQLRYHRIIIMTDADVDGAHIRTLLLTFFYRYQRAMVDQGFVYIACPPLYKIERGRNHYYCYSDRERNQIISGFPDNAKYDIQRFKGLGEMMPEQLWSTTMNPDTRTLKRVEIEDAAEADRIFTVLMGDRVAPRREFIETYGSRLDLTDLDI, encoded by the coding sequence ATGGCTGAAAACTATGGTGCTGATCAGATTCAGGTTCTTGAAGGGTTAGAGCCTGTTCGTAAGCGTCCAGGAATGTATATCGGCACCACCGGCCCTCGCGGACTGCACCATCTAGTGTACGAGGTGGTGGATAATTCTGTCGATGAAGCCCTCGCTGGCCACTGCCAGAAGATTCAAGTGACGCTGAAAGCGGATGGCTCGGTGGTGGTGGTGGACGACGGGCGTGGTATTCCTACCGACATCCATCCCTCAACCGGCCGATCGGCCTTGGAAACGGTGATGACGGTTCTCCACGCCGGCGGTAAATTTGGCGGTGGTGGCTACAAGGTTTCTGGTGGTCTGCACGGGGTAGGTATTTCCGTGGTCAATGCCCTGTCGGAATGGGTAGAAGTGACCGTCTGGCGCGAGAAGAAGGTGCATACCCAGCGGTTTGAACGCGGCTTGCCCATTGGGGAGTTGGCGATCGCCCCCTGTCCCGACCATCGTACCGGTACCGCGGTGCAGTTTAAGCCCGATACCCAAATCTTTGCCACAGGGATTGAGTTTGACTACAACACCCTGTCGGGTCGGCTGCGGGAATTGGCCTACCTCAATGCTGGGGTAGAAATTGTCTTCACCGATGAACGTCTAGAGCTGATCAAGCGGGATGTGCCGCGCTGCGATGTGTTCCACTATGCCGGGGGCATTAAGGAGTACGTCGCCTACATCAACAACGATAAGCAGCCGATTCACGAAGAGATTATTTTTGTCTCAGGTGAACGCAACAATGTGCAGGTGGAAGTGGCGCTGCAATGGTGCTCGGATGCCTACACCGACAACCTGCTAGGCTTTGCCAACAATATTCGCACCATTGATGGCGGGACGCACCTAGAGGGTTTGAAAACGGTGCTCACCCGCACCATGAACTCGATCGCCCGTAAGCGCAACAAGCTAAAAGAGAGCGACTCCAACTTGGGAGGTGAAAACATCCGCGAGGGGCTCACCGGCGTCATTTCTGTGAAGGTGCCTGACCCTGAGTTTGAAGGGCAAACCAAGACCAAGCTGGGCAACATGGAAGTCCGGGGAATTGTCGATTCCTTGGTGAATGAAACCCTGACGGAATATCTAGAGTTTCGTCCGGCTGTGGCGGATGCCATTCTCGAAAAAGCGATTCAGGCCTTCAATGCGGCGGAAGCAGCTCGTCGGGCTCGTGAACTGGTGCGCCGGAAGTCGGTATTAGAATCATCGACCCTGCCAGGGAAGCTGGCAGACTGTAGCTCTCGGGATCCTAGCGAGTCGGAAATCTTCATCGTTGAGGGAGATTCTGCGGGCGGCTCGGCAAAACAGGGGCGCGATCGCCAGTTTCAAGCCATTCTGCCGTTGCGCGGTAAAATCATCAACATCGAAAAAACCGATGATGCCAAGATCTATAAAAATACGGAAGTACAAGCGTTAATCACGGCGCTAGGTCTAGGTATTAAGGGGGATGAATTCGACTCCGCCCAACTGCGCTACCACCGCATCATCATCATGACGGACGCGGATGTAGACGGTGCCCACATTCGCACCCTGCTGCTCACCTTCTTCTACCGCTATCAGCGGGCCATGGTGGATCAGGGGTTTGTGTACATTGCCTGTCCGCCGCTCTACAAGATTGAACGGGGACGCAACCACTACTATTGCTACAGCGATCGCGAACGCAATCAAATTATTAGTGGCTTCCCAGACAATGCCAAGTACGATATCCAGCGTTTTAAGGGCTTGGGTGAAATGATGCCGGAGCAGTTGTGGAGTACCACGATGAATCCCGACACCCGCACCCTCAAGCGCGTGGAAATTGAGGATGCTGCCGAAGCCGATCGCATCTTTACGGTGCTAATGGGCGATCGCGTAGCCCCTCGCCGGGAGTTCATTGAAACCTATGGCTCTAGGCTCGACCTAACGGATTTGGATATTTAA